From Staphylothermus hellenicus DSM 12710, a single genomic window includes:
- a CDS encoding alpha/beta fold hydrolase, producing MIEESYNVGKYRCRIIYNNVSGLPIVFLHGYSFTSDVWRDIGVLNRLEDEKIPFIAIDMPYGARSICSPHTRSVGENLFVLHEIYRGVFGSLKPLIVGASLGGYIGLRYALEKPVAGLFLIAPAHALEEELVRKYRSMSVPTIIIWGSRDRIVKREEMEKLSQLLEAELLIYDKAGHPAYLDYPDRFINDLLSFHKALKLE from the coding sequence TTGATCGAGGAATCATATAATGTTGGAAAGTATAGGTGTAGGATTATCTATAATAATGTTTCTGGATTACCAATAGTCTTTCTTCACGGCTATAGTTTTACAAGTGATGTTTGGAGAGATATAGGTGTGTTGAACAGGCTCGAGGATGAGAAGATCCCATTTATAGCTATTGATATGCCTTATGGAGCTAGAAGCATATGTAGTCCTCATACACGTAGTGTTGGTGAAAACCTGTTTGTTCTCCACGAAATTTATAGGGGAGTATTTGGTTCTTTAAAACCATTAATTGTAGGAGCTAGCTTGGGAGGATATATTGGTTTAAGATATGCGTTGGAGAAGCCTGTGGCAGGTTTGTTCCTCATAGCTCCTGCTCATGCTTTAGAAGAAGAACTGGTTAGAAAATATAGATCCATGAGTGTTCCAACTATTATAATCTGGGGATCTAGGGATAGAATTGTTAAGCGTGAAGAAATGGAGAAGCTTTCACAGCTCCTAGAAGCCGAGTTATTAATATATGATAAAGCAGGTCATCCAGCATATCTTGATTACCCGGATAGATTCATTAATGACCTATTATCTTTTCATAAAGCATTAAAGCTCGAATAA
- a CDS encoding beta-galactosidase trimerization domain-containing protein: MKKWWEKPVRVIQFNIEDRYGRYVSKINGKQLVELAKKLHANVLVIYARDPWGRIFYRGGSVGKEHPKMVGDIVREAVEEGRRRGVKVVVMVGHTANKYLYHLHSDWAQVNRNGEVIVLEHIPFSIEHYEPEWPQLCINSPFIEHVKKEVVEAHTLGVDGVFLDSFRYQPDIERACYCEWCRRRFREEHGYEMPREPNWLDKRWRELWEWRYKVVVERIKELYELSKKIDPGKVFMYNSHPGGWAGRTNRVVEEARNYIDVVFAECSEADHQPPDFITEMTKLTRAMSGGKPVWSSRNYFHLYRTVMSTTPLAIKQGLREAVLGGGSPWALIFSTSYFQDPSSLDAIGEVYKQYEEIEEYLEDTEPYRFAGILVSNYTRDYYGREHPEKYIDGVRGMYYALIHSHIPVEFISEKDATNIDYLLKYKVLIVPNTVCLSEEICDSIKEYVRRGGRLLSTYLSSTRDKYCIRRYDFYYPEVIGARFIGVLRKPWTYLILDLGKKHPLFNNIKTETVLWGDMSYAFIAHRTTPNVGWHAMLDDVTGEILGYIGISSTDWGQEYTLGRSPPTLAARTRLPGIVLNNYGKGKSLYFTGRLGRHYWRLGLPIYKKLIENSVLYLGGEPDIQVNAPETVHSEVFVQGERIIIHLLNHTYNQRIMAKGIGRIKQPLPPYASVDAVHPPREIIPIGSIEIKIRNTMNNIKAYTLISKKNLEIKTRGNQSLIWLDKLKEYEIVVVEPRK, encoded by the coding sequence TTGAAGAAATGGTGGGAGAAACCTGTTAGAGTAATACAGTTCAACATAGAGGATCGATATGGTAGGTATGTATCGAAAATAAATGGTAAACAACTCGTTGAACTAGCGAAAAAGCTTCACGCCAATGTCCTCGTAATATACGCAAGAGATCCTTGGGGCAGAATATTTTATCGAGGAGGCAGTGTTGGGAAAGAGCATCCGAAAATGGTTGGTGATATTGTTAGGGAGGCTGTTGAGGAGGGGCGTAGAAGAGGTGTTAAAGTAGTTGTAATGGTTGGTCATACTGCTAACAAGTACTTATATCACTTACACAGTGATTGGGCACAGGTAAACCGTAATGGAGAAGTAATCGTGTTAGAACACATACCTTTCTCTATAGAACACTATGAGCCTGAATGGCCACAGCTATGTATAAATAGCCCCTTCATAGAGCATGTTAAGAAAGAAGTAGTTGAAGCCCATACCTTGGGAGTAGATGGTGTATTCCTGGATAGTTTCCGTTATCAACCAGACATTGAGAGAGCATGTTATTGTGAATGGTGCCGTAGAAGGTTTAGGGAAGAACACGGATATGAGATGCCTAGAGAGCCTAATTGGCTGGACAAGCGTTGGAGAGAATTATGGGAGTGGAGATATAAGGTTGTTGTTGAAAGAATTAAGGAGTTATATGAGTTATCTAAAAAGATCGATCCCGGAAAAGTATTTATGTACAATAGTCATCCAGGAGGATGGGCTGGTAGAACAAACCGAGTCGTAGAAGAAGCACGGAACTATATAGATGTAGTATTCGCTGAGTGCAGCGAAGCAGATCATCAACCACCAGACTTTATCACTGAAATGACTAAGCTGACACGAGCAATGAGCGGCGGCAAACCAGTGTGGAGCTCTAGAAACTATTTCCACCTATATAGAACAGTGATGTCAACAACTCCTCTAGCGATAAAGCAGGGTCTTAGAGAAGCTGTTCTTGGAGGAGGCTCTCCTTGGGCACTAATCTTCTCAACCAGCTATTTCCAAGACCCTTCCTCACTAGATGCTATAGGGGAAGTGTATAAGCAATATGAAGAAATAGAGGAATACCTAGAAGATACTGAACCATACCGTTTCGCCGGCATACTCGTCTCAAACTATACACGGGATTATTATGGCAGAGAACATCCTGAGAAATACATCGATGGAGTACGTGGAATGTACTATGCATTGATCCACAGCCATATACCTGTAGAATTTATCTCTGAAAAAGATGCTACGAACATAGATTATCTATTGAAATATAAAGTATTAATTGTTCCAAATACTGTGTGTTTAAGCGAGGAGATCTGCGACTCTATAAAAGAATATGTCCGTAGAGGAGGCAGACTATTATCAACGTATCTATCATCGACACGGGATAAATACTGTATTAGAAGATATGATTTCTATTATCCAGAAGTTATAGGTGCTAGATTCATAGGAGTATTGAGGAAGCCGTGGACATATCTAATACTTGATCTTGGAAAGAAGCATCCATTATTTAATAATATAAAAACAGAAACTGTGCTATGGGGAGATATGAGCTATGCATTCATAGCACATAGGACAACGCCTAATGTTGGATGGCATGCAATGCTAGATGATGTTACTGGAGAAATTCTAGGGTACATAGGGATATCAAGTACTGATTGGGGACAAGAATACACTCTCGGCCGCTCACCCCCTACACTAGCTGCTCGAACCAGGTTGCCGGGAATAGTATTGAATAATTATGGAAAAGGTAAATCACTGTATTTCACAGGACGGCTCGGCAGACATTATTGGAGACTAGGATTGCCAATATATAAGAAACTTATTGAGAACAGCGTGTTATACCTAGGCGGAGAACCAGATATTCAGGTGAATGCTCCGGAAACTGTTCATTCGGAAGTATTTGTTCAAGGCGAGAGAATAATTATCCACTTACTTAACCATACATATAATCAGAGAATAATGGCTAAGGGGATCGGTAGAATAAAACAACCTCTCCCACCATATGCTAGCGTAGACGCTGTTCATCCACCTAGGGAAATAATACCTATTGGCAGTATCGAGATAAAAATACGGAATACAATGAACAATATAAAAGCATATACACTCATATCAAAGAAAAACCTGGAAATAAAAACCAGGGGGAACCAGTCACTTATATGGCTGGATAAGCTCAAGGAATACGAAATAGTAGTGGTTGAGCCTAGGAAATAA
- a CDS encoding transcriptional regulator, whose translation MTLKTLCEAVSKNILPAIRAVLAKILVEEYGYTQIEASKMLGVSQPAISNYLLSKRGKRGVQALMSDEKIMGIIRRMAHYLVVKDYSSLSDALDMLLSYIKKNDKLLEALIGRNYREIFGLEKE comes from the coding sequence TTGACTTTGAAAACATTGTGTGAAGCCGTCTCTAAAAATATTCTACCAGCGATCAGAGCTGTTTTAGCCAAAATTCTTGTCGAGGAATATGGGTATACACAGATTGAAGCATCAAAAATGCTAGGCGTTAGTCAACCGGCTATAAGCAATTATTTGCTGAGCAAGAGAGGTAAGAGAGGTGTTCAAGCATTGATGAGCGATGAGAAAATAATGGGTATAATACGTAGAATGGCTCATTACTTGGTTGTGAAGGATTATAGTTCTTTATCAGATGCTCTAGACATGCTACTATCTTATATTAAGAAGAACGATAAATTATTAGAAGCGCTTATTGGGAGAAATTATAGGGAGATCTTTGGATTAGAGAAAGAATAA
- a CDS encoding B12-binding domain-containing radical SAM protein, translated as MEGFEIVLTTDRTMMSNHHGKEFLGFIATGPAIGVPEKLWMWIAAPKIDVDEYGRPREAPYGMRKVEAKLVDEGYNAAIIDPDYIHKYLDTMKILMIGHHDYFAYGPPSSEWWSLTGKEPVNRLSFKRFMNSPVIRKAREKGVKIIAGGPAAWQWLWELELWRKWGVDTVIDGEVERVIVDIVDKALNNEPLPDYIYVGPRDAPSIEEIPNIKAPSVNGLIEIMRGCPRGCKFCSVTLRPLRFIPLEKIREEIRINLRGGTKGVILHSEDVLLYGADGVKPRPEPLINLHKTVFEELGEKKEFAWSHASLAAIKYAEDEYGLISKLMNEYVLSDHRRFLGVEVGIETGSPRLAKIIMPAKAAPYPAEKWPDIVEDAFRIMHENKIIPAATIILGLPEEKPDDLVKTAELMDRLKPYRSVIIPMFFVPMGALKKNTWFLRDHITREHIDVMLKTFEHTVYWAEDIMNKFYLKETYLYPVRLGLKMFLRYAKHKVKKILKEGIEQYIKA; from the coding sequence ATGGAGGGGTTTGAAATAGTTTTAACAACAGATAGAACAATGATGAGCAATCATCATGGAAAAGAATTCTTAGGCTTCATAGCTACCGGGCCAGCTATAGGTGTGCCTGAGAAACTATGGATGTGGATTGCAGCTCCAAAAATTGATGTTGACGAGTATGGTAGGCCTAGAGAAGCACCATATGGTATGAGGAAGGTTGAGGCAAAACTTGTTGATGAAGGATATAATGCTGCAATAATTGATCCCGACTATATACATAAGTACTTGGATACTATGAAGATTCTAATGATAGGTCACCACGACTACTTCGCCTATGGGCCTCCAAGTAGTGAGTGGTGGAGTTTAACAGGTAAAGAACCTGTTAACAGGTTGAGTTTTAAAAGGTTCATGAATAGCCCGGTTATTAGGAAAGCCAGGGAGAAGGGGGTCAAGATAATAGCGGGCGGCCCAGCGGCTTGGCAGTGGTTATGGGAGCTGGAGCTTTGGAGGAAATGGGGTGTTGACACAGTTATTGATGGAGAAGTTGAAAGGGTAATTGTTGATATTGTAGATAAAGCATTGAATAATGAGCCTTTACCTGACTATATATATGTTGGTCCACGAGATGCTCCAAGTATCGAGGAGATACCGAATATTAAGGCTCCAAGCGTTAATGGGCTTATAGAGATTATGCGTGGATGCCCGCGCGGCTGCAAATTCTGTAGTGTAACCCTCAGGCCTCTCAGGTTTATTCCTTTGGAGAAAATTAGGGAAGAGATAAGAATTAATCTCCGCGGGGGAACTAAAGGCGTTATTCTTCATAGCGAAGACGTACTATTATATGGTGCTGACGGTGTTAAGCCAAGGCCTGAACCACTAATTAATCTCCACAAAACAGTGTTTGAAGAATTAGGTGAGAAAAAAGAGTTTGCATGGTCTCATGCAAGCTTAGCAGCTATTAAATATGCTGAAGACGAGTATGGACTTATATCTAAGCTTATGAATGAATATGTGTTATCCGATCATAGACGCTTCCTCGGAGTAGAAGTTGGTATTGAAACAGGCAGTCCAAGGCTTGCAAAAATAATAATGCCTGCTAAAGCAGCGCCTTATCCGGCGGAGAAATGGCCTGACATAGTTGAGGATGCATTTAGGATTATGCATGAAAACAAAATTATACCAGCTGCTACAATTATACTTGGTCTTCCGGAAGAGAAACCTGACGATCTAGTTAAAACAGCGGAGTTGATGGACAGGTTAAAACCTTATAGAAGCGTAATAATACCGATGTTCTTTGTTCCAATGGGTGCTTTGAAGAAGAACACATGGTTCCTAAGAGATCATATTACAAGAGAACATATAGACGTAATGCTTAAAACATTCGAGCACACAGTATACTGGGCAGAAGATATAATGAACAAGTTCTACTTGAAAGAAACATATCTATACCCGGTAAGACTGGGTCTAAAAATGTTCTTGAGATACGCTAAACATAAAGTTAAGAAGATATTGAAAGAAGGAATTGAACAATACATTAAAGCCTAG
- a CDS encoding ROK family protein, with amino-acid sequence MANEYYLAIDIGATNTRIAIGSRNGIIHKIIYRTPREGNELSIAVKIYEEIKKNYGKYIDQIKAVGIGTIGPLDLRRGRVVNTPNLPIHTFELRDPLMEWLKKPVYVLNDAVAGVWGEKFFGLGRNYSNIAYITMSTGIGGGAIVNNHLLLGKNGNAHEIGHIVVKYDSDIKCGCGGYGHWEAYAGGANIPRTARVLAEKHKPLIETEAYQEALRGELTPQKLFEYYRRNDLFAKYVVEEIIDASAAGLATTINLYDPEVVTIGGSIYLYNQDILKEPIIRKALKHLVTEPPIIETTPLGGDIVLYGALATAINPPEDILGFYK; translated from the coding sequence TTGGCGAATGAATATTATTTAGCTATTGATATAGGAGCAACAAATACTAGGATAGCTATTGGTTCTCGGAATGGAATAATACATAAAATAATCTATAGGACTCCGAGGGAAGGGAACGAGCTGAGTATTGCTGTTAAAATATATGAGGAGATCAAGAAGAATTATGGGAAATATATTGATCAAATTAAAGCTGTAGGGATCGGGACAATTGGCCCCCTGGATTTGAGGAGGGGAAGAGTTGTAAACACACCTAATCTACCCATACATACCTTTGAACTAAGGGATCCATTGATGGAATGGTTGAAGAAGCCTGTATATGTATTAAACGATGCAGTTGCAGGTGTTTGGGGAGAGAAATTCTTTGGTTTAGGCAGAAATTATTCCAACATAGCATATATAACTATGAGCACAGGCATTGGTGGTGGAGCTATTGTTAACAATCACCTCTTGCTAGGGAAAAACGGGAATGCACATGAGATAGGGCATATTGTTGTAAAATATGATTCAGATATTAAATGTGGTTGTGGAGGATACGGTCATTGGGAAGCATATGCTGGGGGAGCAAATATTCCCAGAACAGCCCGGGTCCTAGCTGAGAAGCATAAACCATTAATTGAGACAGAAGCGTATCAGGAAGCATTGAGGGGAGAACTAACTCCTCAAAAACTATTCGAATACTATAGAAGAAACGATTTATTCGCAAAATATGTTGTTGAAGAAATAATTGATGCCTCAGCAGCAGGTCTGGCTACAACGATAAACCTCTACGATCCAGAAGTAGTAACTATTGGTGGAAGCATATATCTATATAATCAAGACATACTCAAAGAACCCATTATTAGGAAAGCACTTAAGCACTTAGTAACTGAGCCCCCGATTATAGAGACAACGCCTCTCGGCGGAGACATAGTATTATATGGAGCTTTAGCAACAGCAATTAATCCTCCGGAAGACATATTAGGTTTTTATAAATAA
- the metG gene encoding methionine--tRNA ligase, with product MMSIFYITTPIYYPNAPPHIGHAYTTVFADVMARYHRLVGDEVFFITGNDEHGLKLQRVAEKKGIHPKQFVDEMADVYRKYWGMLDISYDYFIRTTDEYHEKTVKTAIQKLYDKGLIYKASYAGWYCVDCEKFYSPGEYVEIDGKPYCPIHKKPLEWLEEETYYFKLSEFEDFIIDVLKNKDIIYPRSYALEVLGKVEKEGLRDVSIARPKERVWWGIEVPFDKNYTVYVWFDALLNYISGIGYLEDMDRFNKYWPNVHHVIGKDILWFHTVIWFSILKALDIELPKKLLVHAFLINRGLKIGKSAGNVIAIEDLINRYQDSDGVRYILMRVFNMDKDVDVSTELFDSIYNSELADTMGNLIRRIGVLAKKKLGGIVYKREVNKELSTSIMETLNKYNEYMKTYDVSRAIQTVMDLLRKANAYVNMTRPWEKIDPGKELYSLLETVRASTTMLYPIIPKAASKISNAFGFSIGNPAEYVVGEIERYNIVDAPILFRKIKQ from the coding sequence ATGATGAGTATATTTTACATAACAACACCAATATATTACCCAAATGCACCACCACATATTGGGCATGCCTATACAACGGTTTTCGCCGATGTCATGGCAAGATATCATAGGCTTGTAGGGGATGAAGTATTCTTTATAACTGGTAATGATGAGCATGGATTAAAGCTTCAGAGAGTTGCGGAGAAGAAAGGGATTCATCCAAAACAATTTGTCGATGAAATGGCTGATGTTTATAGGAAGTATTGGGGAATGCTTGATATAAGTTATGACTACTTTATACGTACAACAGATGAATACCATGAAAAAACGGTTAAAACAGCTATTCAGAAACTATATGATAAGGGATTAATATATAAGGCAAGCTATGCTGGATGGTATTGTGTAGATTGCGAAAAATTCTATAGTCCAGGAGAATATGTTGAAATCGATGGAAAACCATATTGTCCTATACATAAGAAGCCTCTTGAATGGCTAGAGGAGGAAACATATTATTTCAAACTCAGCGAATTCGAGGATTTCATAATAGATGTCTTGAAAAACAAGGATATAATATATCCTCGAAGCTATGCATTAGAAGTTCTCGGCAAAGTTGAGAAGGAGGGATTAAGAGATGTATCAATTGCCCGCCCCAAAGAACGTGTTTGGTGGGGTATAGAGGTACCCTTTGATAAAAACTATACGGTCTATGTATGGTTCGACGCTCTCTTAAACTATATTAGCGGTATTGGCTACTTAGAAGATATGGATCGTTTCAACAAGTACTGGCCAAATGTACACCATGTTATTGGAAAAGATATCTTATGGTTCCACACAGTAATATGGTTCTCAATACTTAAAGCACTAGATATTGAGTTGCCTAAGAAACTACTGGTTCACGCATTCTTGATTAATAGGGGGTTGAAAATAGGTAAGAGTGCAGGCAATGTTATAGCTATAGAAGACCTGATAAATAGGTATCAGGACAGTGATGGTGTAAGATATATTTTAATGAGAGTCTTTAACATGGATAAAGACGTTGATGTATCAACTGAATTGTTTGACTCAATATATAATAGTGAACTAGCCGATACAATGGGCAACCTTATCCGCAGAATAGGTGTACTAGCCAAGAAGAAACTTGGCGGAATAGTTTATAAGAGGGAGGTAAATAAGGAGCTTTCAACCAGTATTATGGAAACGCTGAATAAATACAATGAATATATGAAAACCTATGATGTATCAAGAGCTATCCAGACAGTAATGGATCTATTGAGGAAAGCAAATGCATACGTTAACATGACAAGGCCATGGGAGAAAATAGATCCTGGAAAAGAACTGTATAGCCTACTAGAAACAGTTAGAGCATCAACTACAATGCTTTACCCAATAATACCCAAAGCTGCTAGTAAAATATCCAATGCATTTGGATTCAGCATAGGAAATCCAGCAGAATATGTTGTGGGAGAAATTGAAAGATACAATATTGTTGATGCACCCATACTTTTTAGGAAGATAAAACAATAA
- a CDS encoding thioesterase family protein: MSIRAGLRREMDYVVSINDAPRFLLDKGIGVLSTPRMIALMEENSKRLLDRFLGEEYTSVGIHVDVYHKAPAPVGSKVRFISEIIEVKKNKVLFRVKCMLNDIVVGEGIHERAIVSWSKFMDHVKNIMKK, translated from the coding sequence ATGAGTATACGAGCTGGTTTGCGGAGGGAAATGGATTATGTTGTATCTATAAATGATGCACCAAGGTTCTTGTTGGATAAGGGGATTGGTGTTCTTAGTACTCCTAGAATGATTGCGTTGATGGAGGAGAATTCGAAGCGGTTGCTTGATCGGTTTTTAGGAGAGGAATATACCAGTGTAGGTATACATGTAGATGTGTATCATAAAGCACCAGCACCTGTTGGTTCAAAAGTTAGGTTCATATCAGAAATTATAGAGGTTAAGAAGAACAAGGTATTGTTTAGAGTAAAATGCATGCTTAACGACATAGTGGTTGGAGAAGGCATTCATGAAAGAGCTATAGTTTCTTGGAGTAAATTCATGGATCATGTTAAAAATATTATGAAAAAATAA